One window of Streptosporangiales bacterium genomic DNA carries:
- a CDS encoding ATP-binding cassette domain-containing protein, with amino-acid sequence MLDVDQLTVRFGGVTALDSVSFQVREQQICALIGPNGAGKTTAFNAISRLVRPRSGTITFAGQQLLRHRAADLARLGIARTFQNRALWPGMTVLENVMVGWYANGSVGFGRAPLGLPAHREDREARARAFAALDYFGITDVAYRPCSGLPFGTLKRIELARAVVSRPKLILLDEPASGLTHGDVRALGTTLQQLRHELGLTLLLVEHHMQLVMDISDYVVALDFGRNLVSGLPGEVRADARLAEAYLGRAAV; translated from the coding sequence CTGCTGGACGTCGACCAGCTCACCGTCCGGTTCGGCGGAGTGACCGCACTCGACAGCGTCTCGTTCCAGGTGCGTGAGCAACAGATCTGCGCACTGATCGGTCCGAACGGTGCTGGCAAGACGACGGCGTTCAACGCGATCAGCAGGCTGGTGCGGCCAAGGTCGGGCACCATCACGTTCGCCGGGCAGCAACTGTTACGCCACCGTGCCGCCGACCTCGCCCGGCTCGGCATCGCGCGCACGTTCCAGAACCGCGCGCTCTGGCCCGGCATGACCGTGCTGGAGAACGTGATGGTCGGGTGGTACGCCAACGGCAGCGTCGGCTTCGGCAGGGCGCCGCTAGGGCTGCCCGCACACCGTGAGGACCGCGAGGCACGTGCCCGCGCGTTCGCGGCGCTCGACTACTTCGGCATCACCGATGTCGCGTACCGGCCATGTTCCGGCCTGCCGTTCGGCACCCTCAAGCGCATCGAGCTGGCCCGTGCAGTGGTGTCGCGGCCGAAGCTAATACTGCTCGACGAACCGGCGAGTGGCCTCACCCACGGCGACGTGCGGGCGTTGGGCACGACACTGCAGCAGCTACGTCATGAGCTCGGCCTGACCTTGCTCCTCGTCGAGCACCACATGCAGCTAGTCATGGACATCTCCGACTACGTCGTCGCGTTGGACTTCGGCCGCAACCTGGTCTCCGGTCTCCCCGGCGAAGTGCGCGCGGACGCGCGTCTCGCCGAGGCCTACCTCGGGCGGGCGGCGGTATGA
- a CDS encoding ATP-binding cassette domain-containing protein, producing MTTINENALLQLTELRASYDDVECLHGIDLTLRAGEVVVVLGANGAGKTTLLRSICRTVATTGSIELAGTSIVDQRADRLVQRGIAMVPQGRGTFVGLTVEDNLRAGALTRNPRGIEAEIASWYETFPPLRERRHMVAGSLSGGEQQMLAIARAMMSKPQLLLLDEPSLGLAPLITQCLFEVLAEANKTHGVALIIVEQNAALALEIADRVYVLEAGTVVASGTAQQLQDDDSIRRAYLGY from the coding sequence ATGACGACGATCAACGAGAACGCACTGCTGCAGCTGACCGAGCTGCGCGCCTCCTACGACGACGTCGAGTGTCTGCACGGCATCGACCTGACGTTGCGGGCCGGCGAGGTAGTGGTCGTGCTCGGCGCGAACGGAGCCGGCAAGACCACACTGCTGCGCTCCATCTGCCGGACCGTAGCGACGACGGGTTCGATCGAGCTGGCCGGCACCTCCATCGTCGACCAACGCGCCGACCGGTTGGTGCAGCGAGGGATCGCCATGGTGCCGCAGGGCCGCGGCACGTTCGTCGGGCTCACCGTCGAGGACAACCTGCGCGCGGGCGCGCTCACCCGCAACCCGCGTGGCATCGAGGCCGAGATCGCCTCGTGGTACGAGACGTTCCCGCCGCTGCGGGAGCGCAGGCACATGGTCGCGGGAAGCCTCAGCGGCGGCGAGCAACAGATGCTCGCGATCGCCCGCGCCATGATGAGCAAACCACAGCTGCTGCTGCTCGACGAGCCGTCACTCGGTCTCGCGCCGCTGATCACCCAGTGCCTCTTCGAGGTCCTGGCCGAGGCGAACAAGACGCACGGCGTGGCACTGATCATCGTCGAGCAGAACGCGGCACTCGCCCTGGAGATCGCCGACCGAGTGTACGTGCTCGAAGCCGGCACCGTCGTGGCGTCCGGCACCGCACAGCAGCTGCAGGACGACGACTCCATCCGCAGGGCCTACCTCGGTTACTGA